In Biomphalaria glabrata chromosome 8, xgBioGlab47.1, whole genome shotgun sequence, the genomic window ACatgtaaaatcatttttatgtttaaagtttgccgtttctgtagcaattaAGGCTTTACATGGTGGGTGGTAGCTAGCCCCATGCCAAACCGTCCTCTTTTTCACTTAGTAATAAGCTGTCAGATAATACTATACATATACAAACTACAGCCCAGTGGTGATCTGCAAGATGCTGTAAGATAATACTGAACATTAACAAACTACAGCCCAGTGGTAAGCTGTcagataataataaacattaacaaACTACAGCCCAGTAGTAAGCTGTCAAATAATattaaacattaacaaaatacaGCCTAGTGGTAAGCTGTCAGATAATActaaacattaacaaaatacaGCCCAGTGGTAAGCTGTcagataataataaacattaacaaaatacaGCCTAGTGGTAAGCTGtaagataataataaacattaacaaACTACAGCCTAGTAGTAAGTTTTAAGATAATActaaacattaacaaaatacaGCCTAGTGGTAAGCTGTAAGATAATACTAAACTTTAACAAAACtgacaattttattttcttaaaataagcCAAACTACAGTCCAGTAATAACTTTGCAGTATTTCAAGTTCAACTCACCACTTGAAGATTTTTCAGACGACCAATTTCGGGTGGCAAGTGTTCAAAGTCATTGTCTCCCATATACAGTGCCCTCAATgtatctaaacaaaaattaaagttttaagaAAAAGATTAATAAGTGATCATATTTatacaaactaaaacaaacaattcaaCAGAAAAGTGAGCTAAAtaatagtacaaaaaaaaaatcttaataataataataatacaataattcaaaattaaaaaaaaagcattgataCTATCATACCTAAGCAGAAGAAATTAGCAGGAAGACTATTTTCACTGAGATTGTTGTAGGTTACATCCAAAACCTCAAGCATTGGACAAGCACCAAATCCTCGAGGTAAAGAATTCAATCTAttcattctaaaaatatttaagattgTATACCACATTATTCCCATAGATTCACACCAATTTTAAATCATCACACATTTTAATTAATACTTGCAtgaataaaactattttacaTAGAAATGTACCAATATACCCTTACccaacatttaaaatttttagtttGGGCAGAGAGCTGAGTGTTGTAGGCAGCTcctgaagaaagaaagaaaagaatgaCAGAAATGAAGGATTTAATATGTATTCTACATTCTTATTGCCAACTAAGGGAAACAAATACTTAGAAATAGAAATGGGGAAAAGGGAATTGGGCCAAAAAAATTACCTCAATGATAttgttaaacaaaacaattatctcAAGGTTTAGAAAATTGGCAATGTTTGGAGGCACAGCTGttgagaaaaattaaaaataaaagtaaaaagttaagacaAATATAAGTATGCTTATATCTTGAAAAAAGGGATAATAATTGTTGTGATTAAGCAACTTGTTACAAGTTAACTAGATGGTAAAATGCAAAGTAAAACTTACAAGATATTTTGTTGTGAGCGAGTACAAGTTTTGTCAAATTCTTCAAGCTTGCTGTGtaaaataaacaagcaaaaaattATCAAGATAGtaaatacaattaattaaaaaaaaaaaaggaaagatagTAAAGAACTCAGTTGTACAATAAAAAGTATGATGATGCCAATATTATTAGATCCTGGAGATGATTTAATCTTACCCTAGCTATccaattataataaaaagaaatgaagttTAAAACAAGAATCATTTGACCATTATTAATGGTAACCTGACTCATGGCATGCTATCTGCTGTTATCCTGTATAATAAATCATCACATTTATAAACCATTCAAAATATACTGTGCCATTCAATCAAAGGAAATGTGTATATACATAAACTGATAAAAATACAACAAGAGACTTGAAAGTCATACAATAGATCTTTATCAAAATTTGAAGCAATATTATATCAATGGTTACTTCAAACAGCAAAATACAACAGATCTAATACTCAACTAGAGTCAATATCAATGTAGAGAAGACAACAACCCACAAACATTCACTCTACTATTTACTAGTTACTAAGACTATAGTTATAAATACTACTACTCAGCTTATACTTATAACACTATACTCTATAGAATGGTATCTGGACAATCACACATTACTtatttgatgatttttcaaagggtttagacaacagtgagcaaatagatgctatcttactagatttttccaaagcttttgataaagttcaccaccaacgtttgcttaaaaaattaaaaattttggcACTGATGGttcattgcatcagtggattaaagattttctgatagggagggaacaaactgtaataataaatagctctaaatcaacaccaataacagtaaactcaggcgtacctcaagaaacagtcttaggtccacataaatcattaaatgatttaccaaattgcattagttcaggaacaaaagtcagattatttgcagatgattgcataatatatagaacaataaaaacaacacaagatacagaaattttacaaagagaattagatgaattacagaaatgggaatcaaattggagcatgtctttccacccagaaaaatgtcagttattaaaagtaacaaaaaaactatttaaaacaaattaattccacttatcttattcatggtaaaccagtaacacagactaacaaacgaatattcacatttgactagagtaacacctttagtaaaatcaattcaatttagaaagccttcaggacagaagactcaaaagtagagtagcaattatacataacactgaaccataatcttcaaatacaaaatttaataaaatactcagaagacacaaagataaaggtacattcctcatcccatatgctaggacaaatttgtacaaatactccttcttctctagtgctattactTAGaagtattagagcatggaatgggttgcctgagctagccaggaaaaccagtgacttgacagaatttaagtcattggttaacatgcatgactgaatgcatgacgcgtaggatgtaatcatcttttttttttaaagtaacgtctgtattatataacataagAAGATTACTTCCCCTGAACACCCAACAAGTCCAgataatgtgtgtatgtgtatttaatgtagatctactagatctatgttatcAATGTTATGAGTATgatcttatagatctagatttctagatctacttataataTTGAATGAAGACTTGACTTGAAGAACTTATTATAATTCTTACCAAAACCTGGTATTTCAAGGATGTTTACAATGCCTTTGTCAACGAGATCTAACTCGGTTCCACTGCCTTCTTTAGAATCGTCGACTAGTTTCTTTAGTTTACTAGCCATAATTTAGTGCaaattaagtttttcttttcttaaaaacattaaatctAACCCTAGATGTGagtttacaaatttaatctaCGAAGCCAAGAGAGTCTAAATTGTTTGCCTTTTTATGGAAACCCGGAAGAGCTTATTTCGGAAACGATGAATcacagttttaaaatcttttaataaaaaaaataatatagatctagatctagatctatataggtctgtgatctggaTCTAAAGCTATAAAAACGCTAAATATTtagaatttaaattaaactaggACTcataaacaattagatctagatctagatcaattagtatttacataaaactaggactcgtaaaaaatctattttaatgtgtcaacattctagatctagatttctagaatcTTTATACATTACATTTACATTGATTACAAATTTGCGTTTCATGATtttctatagtgactatagagTAGTTGTTTTAAACTTTCTACTTTCGAATTTACACTTACCTTTTATTGCATGTTTCCGTTCCAAGGCATAGTCCATACACAGACTGTTAAGGTAGAAATACTAATAGAGACTAATTTGATCTAGAGTCTctagagatatagatctatataatatagaagGCACTTCTCCACAAACCtagatctatctttagatctagagccaTCATTGCTGCAGCAAGAAGGTGGTTAAGTcacatttttttctgaaatatcattaaattttatttaaataataaatatttttaatattatcattattttgagtttgttaCAGAATATTAATACAGATTTAGAAATTTAGTCAACAAGTctaacaattttgttttgaatttagTAAATTAGTTTAGTCAATTTAGATTCGAATAGTAACATTTAGTATTACTAACAAGATGAAGATCATGATTATGACTATGATGATCGATGATGCTCTGTAAAGTCTGTGTTACTGTTCTAAAgttagtgttagatctagaatctagatctagactagtactagtagtGTCATTGTCACTGTGCCCTTCTACTTCTGATAAGATTTCCCATGACTGACCTTTTTGTAGTTTAAGTCCTaataaattaactttttataagtgtagatatagattatagattcaATAAGATTGCATTAgtcatttaaatctagatctatatgcttacaaagatctagatctagttagtaacATAGTCATGATAATAATGATCATAGACATACTTGACATAGCCATGCCATAGGCTCCGCCATACATAGGCTAGGCATGATACTTGATAGTCATGATACTATATAATAAAGTATATAGACTCTAGAGGGGTCTACCTATACCACCATTACCGGTATAGGGatgggaaaaatattttttttgttaatacatCATTAATGTCTGTAATGATTAAAGTGCTTCATTAGAACTTTCCAATGatgtataatataaattatgactgtatttGTATGACTTTTTTGTCCTGTTTTTTACTTAACTaaaattaaagggaaactccgatggttttgacaatttttgctataatatgtgttttgatttacagataatgaatatattcttcttttttttaaatttgcaataataacttagtaattgatgtttttccgacgtaattttcctgcgcatccaaaacagtcagactttcaccaggtttctatgtgacgtcacaaaggtgTTTTAATCTACTGACTTATaattgtataacaggagaccatacagcaaagtttacattctcgtaaaagaaatatatctttgtctatgcaATTAGAATtaagatcttgtaagcaaagaaaaaatgcgtattaaaagtagatttacatgcttgactaatcatggcagtgtgtattttctcgccagaccactcaacacacaacaaacactatcgcttggttgtcttttcatgaccgactacacgtagtctcgactagccttacactgaccagcttgttcgaatcattcagacacacgatctatttacttcttgggataggAAGAGGCTTTGATGacaatgttactttttttttctcgagttggttatcctaatgcttttggatctatctatacatgtttatatatataactgtatcatagctctggactaggccgtcactaagcctaacagcctaacagctactgtaagaatgaagcgatacgattggttaaatcaagTTTCTCTTTTAGTACTGTTTAAGGAAGTGAcgcatgaaataacttaaaacaaaatctcgcagaaccccgtttttttgggggcgtgaagaattttctgattccttgagattttgttttaagttatttcatgcgTCACTTTCCTAAAGAGAAACTTGATTTAACCAATtatatcgcttcattcttacagtagctgttaggcttagtgacggcctagtccagagctatgatacccggtgaaagtctgacggTTTTGGATgtgcaggaaaattacgtcagaaaaacatcaattactaagttattatttcattagagtaaaaaaaaaaaacaaaaaaactttattgacgttaaaaaaaataaatcctcaTTAAGCATTTTATTCTGCAAGTTATAGAACATCAGTTTGATTCCCTTTATCATGCTAAAAGAGAGATTAAGCGCAACCAATGTTTCTTCTATGAAAACCTCTGCCCTTCTCctttcatctaaaaaaaaaaaaatcaaattcaaatctagaataaatctagatctgtaagCAACTTCATTaacagttgattttttttaatgtgcatatACAGCCTACATTGATTGCTACACCTAGCCAGtagtctaaatctaagtctattGTCTGACATATCTCTGATTCTAGATCCTGTCTAGATGAATTAGaactaatcaatcaattaattcccAATTAGTATAAAGACTTCATATTCATATATTTCACA contains:
- the LOC106069347 gene encoding ras suppressor protein 1-like gives rise to the protein MASKLKKLVDDSKEGSGTELDLVDKGIVNILEIPGFASLKNLTKLVLAHNKISSVPPNIANFLNLEIIVLFNNIIEELPTTLSSLPKLKILNVGMNRLNSLPRGFGACPMLEVLDVTYNNLSENSLPANFFCLDTLRALYMGDNDFEHLPPEIGRLKNLQVLVLRENDLVELPKDMGELTRLRELHIQGNRLTVLPPEMGNLDLVGTKQVFKADGNPWVTPIADQFQVGISHVFDYIRSDTYKFLYGRHIAARADPPPKSVDKSKKISRIKK